The Glycine soja cultivar W05 chromosome 3, ASM419377v2, whole genome shotgun sequence genome window below encodes:
- the LOC114405027 gene encoding uncharacterized protein LOC114405027 codes for MAYESCEQSYNYLPVRLSTAQHFVSSTILKYKTSSSMEDDDDDPPRVILNHVFWAFNPCIEGFKYCKSLVQVDGTFLTGKYRGTLLTTIGQDGSRNNFPLAFEIIESEIKEAWM; via the coding sequence ATGGCATATGAAAGTTGCGAACAATCATACAATTACCTGCCTGTAAGGTTGTCAACTGCTCAACATTTtgtatcaagtaccatactaaAATACAAAACTTCATCTTCAATGGAGGACGATGACGATGACCCTCCTAGGGTGATTCTTAATCATGTATTTTGGGCGTTTAACCCATGCATTGAAGGCTTCAAATATTGCAAGTCACTTGTGCAAGTAGATGGGACATTTTTAACTGGCAAATATCGTGGTACTTTGTTGACTACCATTGGACAAGATGGAAGTAGGAACAATTTTCCACTTGCTTTTGAAATTATTGAGAGCGAGATTAAAGAAGCTTGGATGTGA